From one Choloepus didactylus isolate mChoDid1 chromosome 24, mChoDid1.pri, whole genome shotgun sequence genomic stretch:
- the LOC119520098 gene encoding T-cell-specific guanine nucleotide triphosphate-binding protein 2-like: MGQSPSSTPEQSYAHDLASSFQDFFKNYKIESKILSSETITSIQSLLEKGDVQKTISVICDALKEIENAPINIAVTGESGSGKSSFINALRGVDHEGKDAAQVGYVETTMERKDYKHPKISNVTIWDLPGIGTTRFPPEKYLKEMKFGDYDFFIIISTTRFKKNDAQLAKAIKKMKKNFYFVRSKVDSDIYNEKKSKPKTFNKDTLFQDIRKYCLEHLEKAEVTDTCVFLISSFDVSDYDFPKLQTTLLKDLPAQKRHIFVQCLPCVTEAAIDRKRDSLKQKIWLEALKAGAWATIPFMSVGGDEMQTLKATLNLYRSHFGLDDESLKNMAESLNVSLEELTENIKSPNLLSGQKDEETLGKTLLKCVEKIFSVSGGLIATGLYFGKMFYWQTYFLDTVVDDAKVLLKKEEIFRIDATSEKTKPLLDAECENGKSEAALP, translated from the coding sequence ATGGGTCAGTCACCTTCCTCCACCCCTGAACAATCCTATGCTCATGACTTGGCCTCTAGCTTTCAAGACTTTTTTAAGAATTACAAGATAGAAAGCAAAATCctctcttcagaaaccatcacTTCAATCCAATCACTTCTGGAGAAAGGAGATGTTCAAAAGACAATTTCTGTGATCTGTGATGCATTGAAAGAGATTGAGAATGCCCCAATAAACATTGCTGTGACAGGAGAGTCTGGGTCAGGGAAATCCAGTTTTATCAATGCCCTGAGGGGTGTGGACCATGAAGGGAAAGATGCAGCCCAGGTAGGGTATGTAGAGACAACCATGGAGAGAAAAGACTACAAACACCCGAAGATTTCCAATGTGACAATATGGGACTTGCCTGGCATCGGAACCACCAGATTCCCACCAGAGAAGTAtctgaaggaaatgaaatttggTGACTATgacttctttattattatttctactaCACGCTTCAAAAAGAATGATGCGCAACttgccaaagcaattaaaaaaatgaagaagaatttcTACTTTGTTCGATCCAAGGTAGACAGTGatatatacaatgaaaaaaagagtaaacCCAAGACTTTCAATAAGGATACTCTCTTTCAAGACATCAGAAAGTACTGTCTGGAACATCTTGAGAAAGCTGAAGTGACTGATACTTGTGTCTTCTTAATCTCCAGCTTTGATGTGTCTGACTATGATTTCCCAAAGTTGCAGACCACTCTTCTGAAGGATCTCCCAGCTCAGAAGCGCCATATCTTTGTGCAGTGCCTGCCCTGTGTTACCGAGGCTGCCATTGACAGGAAGAGGGATTCCTTGAAGCAGAAGATCTGGCTGGAGGCACTGAAAGCTGGAGCATGGGCCACCATCCCTTTCATGAGTGTAGGGGGTGATGAAATGCAGACACTGAAGGCGACCTTAAACCTCTATAGGTCTCACTTTGGGCTGGATGATGAATCCCTCAAAAACATGGCTGAAAGTCTGAATGTGTCACTGGAAGAGCTCACAGAAAACATTAAGTCTCCCAATTTGCTGTCAGGTCAGAAGGATGAGGAGACCTTAGGGAAAACACTGTTGAAATGTGTGGAGAAAATCTTCTCCGTCAGTGGTGGCCTCATTGCCACAGGCCTCTACTTTGGTAAAATGTTCTATTGGCAAACTTATTTCCTTGACACAGTGGTGGATGATGCTAAAGTTCTccttaaaaaagaagagattttTAGGATCGATGCTACCTCTGAGAAAACCAAACCACTTCTGGATGCTGAGTGTGAAAATGGGAAAAGTGAAGCAGCTCTCCCCTGA